One stretch of Malus domestica chromosome 14, GDT2T_hap1 DNA includes these proteins:
- the LOC103453899 gene encoding uncharacterized protein, translating to MGSSPSSATLFLLFAFCLSLPTLSPATDLKGVDIENPVLEVIPVPLSEHSDVPGSKDVLFCERARVSGVSRLKLGSYASSLKITLSTSLGIPESLHSKIQVCFHRNNTLGLCQCEEDDWKNLQKGLWSSVMSPYDEKYVDVKFIGKIPGSVTITVEEDFQRWRLVFLALGFTFLLLAPIVSSWVPFYYSSSMIIGVFLVIIIILFQGMKLLPTGRKNVLYLTIYGSVLGAGSFLVHQFSLMVNSILLNFGLSEEMHNPVSIFLLVGIILAGAALGYWIVRKFVVSNDGTVDVGIAQFVKWAMRIIGITSILQSSLDTPLAMGALVSYWIICKFITSLKRRLKSHQSGAGSGSLWLQKGKQVKGRQSRPEFLSRSSPQEKSWNSRKSLSAWSDSPVKGVMTPSSRAPNQQEYYSTFHEVQNRKKFTKKEWDDFTHESTRQALAEWAASPEVPNWLIEHADRIQLLPSESSDETVGSASDSTDENVVGSTDRLGFLKWQ from the exons ATGggttcttctccctcctccgccactctcttcctcctcttcgcTTTCTGTCTCTCTCTTCCGACCCTCTCACCTGCCACCGACCTCAAAG GTGTTGATATTGAAAACCCAGTACTAGAAGTCATCCCGGTACCTCTTTCCGAGCACTCAGATGTGCCTGGTTCTAAAGATGTTTTATTCTGTGAACGGGCACGAGTTTCTGGGGTATCAAGGTTAAAACTTGGGAGTTATGCAAGTTCACTTAAGATCACTTTGTCTACATCTCTTGGAATCCCAGAGAGCTTGCATAGCAAAATTCAAGTCTGTTTTCATAG GAATAATACGCTTGGATTATGTCAGtgcgaagaggatgattggaaAAATCTTCAGAAAGGGTTATGGAGCTCTGTCATGTCGCCTTACGATGAAAAATATGTCGATGTCAAGTTCATTGGCAAAATACCTGGCTCTGTCACCATAACTGTTGAAGAAG ATTTTCAGAGATGGCGCCTTGTGTTTCTGGCATTGGGATTCACATTTCTATTGTTGGCACCAATTGTCAGCAGTTGGGTACCTTTTTATTATAGCAGTTCAATGATTATAGGAGTATTTCTGGTCATTATAATCATTCTCTTCCAG GGAATGAAGCTGTTGCCAACTGGAAGGAAAAATGTCCTCTATCTTACCATATATGGATCAGTG CTTGGAGCAGGATCTTTCCTTGTTCATCAGTTTTCACTGATGgtaaattcaattcttttgaaTTTTGGGCTAAGTGAGGAGATGCATAACCCA GTCTCAATATTTTTACTAGTGGGAATTATCCTTGCGGGAGCTGCATTAGGGTACTGGATTGTGAGGAAGTTTGTCGTCTCAAATGATGGGACAGTAGATGTTGGTATAGCACAATTTGTCAAGTGGGCTATGCGTATCATTGGAATCACCTCCATCTTGCAG AGCTCACTTGATACTCCTTTAGCAATGGGCGCTTTGGTTTCTTACTGGATTATCTGCAAGTTCATTACTTCTCTGAAACGGCGTCTCAAATC TCATCAGTCGGGTGCTGGGAGTGGGAGTCTTTGGCTGCAGAAGGGAAAACAGGTCAAGGGTAGACAAAGTCGTCCAGAATTTCTTAGCAGGTCTAGCCCACAAGAAAAGAGTTGGAACAGCCGAAAGAGTCTATCTGCTTGGTCTGACTCTCCTGTTAAAG GTGTCATGACCCCATCCTCCAGGGCACCTAATCAACAGGAGTACTATTCAACCTTCCACGAGGTGCAGAACCGAAAGAAGTTCACAAAAAAAGAGTGGGATGATTTCACACACGAATCAACCCGCCAAGCTCTAGCAGAATGGGCAGCATCACCTGAAGTCCCTAATTGGCTCATTGAGCATGCTGACCGCATACAGCTCCTTCCAAGCGAGAGTTCAGATGAAACTGTGGGAAGCGCATCAGATTCTACGGATGAGAATGTCGTGGGGAGCACAGATCGATTAGGTTTTCTTAAGTGGCAGTGA